The Xanthomonas sp. CFBP 8443 genome has a window encoding:
- the lolD gene encoding lipoprotein-releasing ABC transporter ATP-binding protein LolD, with the protein MGLGTRDSEVQKPQRADAAIRAEGLGKTYAEGKMRTPVFDGLDLAVAPGETVAIVGASGAGKSTLLHLLGGLDVPTAGEVYVAGQRMSALSDAARGQLRNRSLGFVYQFHHLLPEFTALENVMMPVLLGGAAVKDAEARARALLESVGLGHRLEHKPGELSGGERQRAAVARALVNRPACVLGDEPTGNLDDKTAANVFALMLDLNRAHGTSLALVTHDRSLARKLDRVLELHQGKLRELAPADV; encoded by the coding sequence TCCGCGCCGAAGGCCTCGGCAAGACCTACGCCGAAGGCAAGATGCGCACGCCGGTGTTCGACGGGCTGGACCTGGCCGTGGCGCCGGGCGAGACCGTGGCCATCGTCGGCGCGTCCGGCGCCGGCAAGAGCACGCTGCTGCACCTGCTCGGCGGCCTCGACGTGCCCACCGCCGGCGAGGTGTACGTGGCCGGGCAGCGCATGTCGGCGCTGTCGGACGCGGCGCGCGGGCAACTGCGCAACCGCTCGCTGGGCTTCGTCTACCAGTTCCATCACCTGCTGCCGGAATTCACCGCGCTGGAGAACGTGATGATGCCGGTGCTGCTCGGCGGCGCCGCGGTCAAGGACGCCGAGGCGCGCGCGCGCGCCTTGCTGGAATCGGTGGGCCTGGGCCATCGCCTGGAGCACAAGCCGGGCGAACTGTCCGGCGGCGAGCGCCAGCGCGCGGCGGTGGCGCGTGCGCTGGTCAACCGCCCGGCCTGCGTGCTCGGCGACGAGCCGACCGGCAACCTCGACGACAAGACCGCGGCCAACGTGTTCGCGCTGATGCTCGACCTCAACCGCGCGCACGGCACCAGCCTGGCTCTGGTCACCCATGACCGCAGCCTGGCGCGCAAGCTCGACCGTGTGCTGGAACTGCACCAGGGCAAGCTGCGCGAACTGGCGCCTGCCGACGTGTAG
- a CDS encoding SDR family oxidoreductase, which yields MRKGTALVVGVTGISGYNLARVLVAEGWTVYGLARRPVPQEGVIAVAADLLDREATMAALRGLPITHVFFCTWTRRATEKENVAANGAMLRHLREGLDGATLQHMALVTGTKHYVGSFEHYGSGKAETPFRESEPRQPGENFYYTLEDLLFDAAARHSFGWSVHRSHTMIGQANGSNAMNMGVTLAVYATLCKHSGQPFVFPGSRAQWDSLTDLTDAGLLGRQLAWAATSPAARNQAFNTVNGDVFRWRWMWGEIAAFFGLEAAPYPEAPMPLEPRLKDSAPAQWRQIAEGHALVQADVNQLASWWHTDADLGREIECVNDMTKSRDLGFLGYYDSRASFLELFTRLRAQRMIP from the coding sequence ATGCGCAAGGGCACCGCACTGGTGGTCGGGGTCACCGGCATTTCCGGCTACAACCTGGCCAGGGTCCTGGTCGCGGAAGGCTGGACCGTCTATGGCCTGGCGCGCCGCCCGGTCCCGCAGGAAGGCGTGATCGCGGTCGCCGCCGACCTGCTCGATCGCGAGGCGACCATGGCCGCGCTGCGCGGGCTGCCGATTACCCACGTGTTCTTCTGCACATGGACACGGCGCGCCACCGAGAAGGAAAACGTCGCCGCCAACGGCGCGATGCTGCGCCATCTGCGCGAAGGCCTGGACGGCGCCACGCTGCAGCACATGGCGCTGGTCACCGGCACCAAGCATTACGTGGGTTCGTTCGAACACTACGGCAGCGGCAAGGCGGAGACGCCATTCCGCGAGAGCGAGCCGCGCCAGCCCGGCGAGAACTTCTACTACACGCTGGAAGACCTGCTGTTCGACGCCGCCGCACGCCACAGTTTCGGCTGGAGCGTGCACCGCTCGCACACCATGATCGGCCAGGCCAACGGCAGCAATGCGATGAACATGGGCGTGACCCTGGCGGTGTACGCGACGCTGTGCAAGCACAGTGGGCAGCCGTTCGTGTTCCCCGGCTCGCGCGCGCAGTGGGACAGCCTCACCGACCTCACCGACGCCGGCCTGCTCGGCCGCCAGCTGGCCTGGGCCGCGACCAGCCCGGCCGCGCGCAACCAGGCGTTCAACACGGTCAACGGCGACGTGTTCCGCTGGCGCTGGATGTGGGGCGAGATCGCCGCGTTCTTCGGCCTGGAGGCCGCGCCGTATCCAGAGGCGCCGATGCCGCTGGAGCCGCGCCTGAAGGACAGCGCGCCGGCACAATGGCGCCAGATCGCCGAGGGGCACGCGCTGGTGCAGGCGGACGTGAATCAGCTGGCGTCGTGGTGGCATACCGATGCCGACCTCGGCCGCGAAATCGAGTGCGTCAACGACATGACCAAGAGCCGCGATCTCGGCTTCCTCGGCTACTACGACAGCCGCGCGTCGTTCCTGGAACTGTTCACCAGGCTGCGCGCGCAGCGGATGATTCCCTGA